One genomic region from Reichenbachiella ulvae encodes:
- the cas1 gene encoding type II CRISPR-associated endonuclease Cas1 → MIKRTLYFGNPAYLSTKDQQMVISFPEEEKEKVSIPIEDIGVTILDHYQVTISQALIHRLMENNVALITCDDRHLPTGLHLNLSGHTLQQERFTAQLQATEPTKKRLWQQVISSKIKNQAALLEAIYQDHEALLRWSKQVKSGDPDNLEARAAAVYWKKLFTAHTDDFKRGRFEDEPNNMLNYGYAILRAIAARSLVGSGLLPTFGIHHHNRYNAYCLADDIMEPYRPFVDELVLSIMDMEDIDIYDLSPELKKHLLQLPTIDVMLGKERRPLMVAMQHTTASLAECLLGNRDKLKLPERCKPIA, encoded by the coding sequence ATGATCAAGCGAACCCTATACTTTGGCAATCCAGCCTACCTCAGCACCAAAGACCAACAGATGGTCATCTCCTTTCCCGAGGAGGAAAAAGAAAAAGTCAGCATCCCTATCGAAGATATAGGGGTAACCATTTTAGACCACTATCAGGTCACCATCAGCCAGGCGCTGATACACAGACTGATGGAAAACAACGTAGCACTAATCACCTGCGATGACAGACACTTACCCACTGGTCTACACCTGAACCTATCGGGTCATACCCTGCAGCAAGAACGCTTCACCGCACAACTGCAGGCCACTGAACCCACCAAAAAACGACTTTGGCAGCAAGTGATTAGCAGCAAAATCAAAAACCAGGCAGCCCTGCTTGAGGCCATCTATCAAGATCATGAAGCCTTGCTTCGCTGGTCCAAACAGGTGAAGTCCGGTGACCCGGACAATCTGGAAGCCCGCGCTGCGGCGGTTTACTGGAAGAAGCTCTTTACCGCCCATACGGACGACTTCAAAAGAGGGAGGTTCGAAGACGAACCCAACAATATGCTCAACTATGGCTATGCCATCCTACGAGCCATTGCTGCCAGATCGCTGGTGGGATCAGGCCTACTCCCCACCTTTGGCATCCATCACCACAACCGCTACAATGCCTACTGCCTGGCCGATGACATCATGGAGCCCTACCGCCCCTTCGTAGACGAGCTGGTGCTCTCCATCATGGACATGGAGGACATAGACATCTACGACCTCTCACCAGAGCTCAAAAAACACCTACTACAGCTCCCTACCATAGACGTAATGCTAGGCAAAGAACGTAGACCGCTGATGGTCGCCATGCAACATACCACAGCCAGTCTGGCCGAATGTCTACTTGGCAATCGCGACAAGTTGAAACTCCCCGAACGATGCAAACCTATCGCCTGA
- the cas2 gene encoding CRISPR-associated endonuclease Cas2, producing the protein MQTYRLNQYRVMWVMVFFDLPTDTKKDRRNAALFRKRLLKDGFRMFQFSIYLRHCPSRENAALHIKRVKKSLPPDGYVGIMIITDKQFGNMELFYGKKEKELPETPQQLSLF; encoded by the coding sequence ATGCAAACCTATCGCCTGAACCAATACCGAGTCATGTGGGTCATGGTGTTTTTCGATTTGCCTACGGATACCAAAAAGGACCGTAGGAATGCGGCGCTCTTTCGCAAGCGTTTGCTCAAAGACGGCTTTCGCATGTTTCAGTTTTCGATCTATCTCAGGCACTGCCCCAGCAGGGAAAATGCCGCTTTGCATATCAAAAGAGTAAAGAAGAGTCTACCACCGGATGGCTATGTGGGCATCATGATCATTACCGACAAGCAGTTTGGTAACATGGAGCTCTTCTATGGCAAAAAAGAAAAGGAACTGCCCGAGACACCACAGCAACTCTCTTTGTTTTGA
- a CDS encoding T9SS type A sorting domain-containing protein, which yields MKKSTFLLLISLLPTCLSAQDWASIKSNAVPVVADASSFESPQALPLATLGWEDGLHLSADGLTLYCTYVPLDFLSFALNGSLPNDFSADYDRGAPDFGMDLSTNPIGANEWLHSDVLISERASLSDPFESWTLSNMTRNFYSEGAPTPAVDLSGQVEYMLFTSNDSEGNNQDIWIMETSDSNPTGIGTALPSPINSTYNEDNPHLIRLSDQELILFFDSDNRPGGEGDIDIWYSQSTDNGSSWSDPSNLSSINSAEREHQPFLHQQGSTWHLYYAAYHSDGKLAIFRSIKNGEGWDSWATPELVISSGTAAGIGEPTLSRQGDLSFVVVTEDPNANSSFDHYDSDPWMAKSKTVLNSPITETHSIQLYPNPAQQSINLIATDSDFPVTISSVLGQKVMTVREPKNSLSLAHLPTGIYLLQTQTGETLRLIKD from the coding sequence ATGAAAAAATCCACTTTCCTACTCCTAATTTCTCTCTTACCTACTTGCCTCTCCGCTCAGGATTGGGCCAGCATCAAATCCAATGCAGTACCAGTAGTGGCGGATGCCAGTAGTTTTGAGTCACCGCAGGCGCTACCTCTCGCGACCTTGGGTTGGGAGGATGGTCTACATCTATCGGCAGATGGATTGACCCTCTACTGCACCTATGTACCGCTCGACTTTCTCTCCTTTGCCCTCAATGGCAGCCTACCCAACGATTTCAGCGCAGATTATGATCGTGGCGCGCCAGACTTTGGTATGGACCTGAGTACGAATCCCATCGGGGCAAACGAATGGCTGCACTCTGATGTACTGATCAGTGAACGCGCCTCCCTTTCTGATCCCTTTGAGAGCTGGACCTTGTCTAATATGACCCGCAACTTCTACAGCGAGGGAGCACCCACTCCTGCAGTGGATCTCAGCGGTCAGGTAGAATACATGCTCTTCACCAGCAACGACAGTGAGGGCAACAATCAGGACATCTGGATCATGGAAACCAGCGACAGCAACCCTACAGGAATCGGCACAGCTCTCCCCTCACCTATCAACAGCACCTACAACGAAGACAATCCGCACTTGATTCGCTTGAGTGACCAGGAGCTGATCCTTTTCTTCGACAGTGACAACCGACCCGGTGGTGAAGGCGACATAGACATCTGGTACAGCCAGAGCACAGACAATGGCAGCAGCTGGTCAGACCCCAGCAACCTCAGCAGCATCAACAGTGCCGAGCGCGAACATCAGCCCTTCCTTCACCAGCAAGGCAGCACTTGGCATCTGTACTATGCCGCCTACCACAGCGATGGCAAACTGGCGATCTTTCGATCTATCAAAAATGGAGAGGGCTGGGACAGCTGGGCCACACCAGAGTTGGTGATCAGCTCAGGAACCGCCGCAGGTATCGGCGAGCCTACTCTGAGTCGTCAGGGCGATCTCAGCTTTGTCGTGGTGACAGAAGATCCCAACGCCAACAGCAGTTTCGATCACTACGATTCGGACCCCTGGATGGCCAAAAGCAAGACAGTATTGAATAGTCCAATAACAGAAACTCATTCAATCCAACTCTACCCCAACCCTGCCCAGCAGTCCATTAATCTGATCGCTACAGACAGTGATTTCCCCGTGACTATCTCCTCAGTTTTGGGACAAAAAGTGATGACAGTGAGAGAACCAAAGAACAGTCTCTCTTTGGCTCATTTACCGACTGGCATTTACCTCCTGCAGACACAGACAGGAGAAACGCTACGCTTGATTAAGGATTAG
- a CDS encoding tetratricopeptide repeat protein produces MNLTKPAISLLTLGLLICSSTYAQLYDSIQSLYQAEKYEELIQLTDSLIAVQEDFNHRPEIYAMRADAYYYIGELELSLKDYLNTLQYADQSDIQYQSLVQETHSYIGFCYREFHFYERALPHFQRSLEMAQDLNDTVEIATSYYNLGSVFRDLGQLDQSLTMLQKAYQIDVARKDTSALGFDLTLMTSLEVELGDLDKALAYAKESLELLREEGGNANSKAIRYKLIGLVFTEKQQYDSAQAYLEEAMVLFQDARDSLRHMDTQLALAELDLKQGRYDQASQTIQQLQQELDMNQSADRLAKSNLILAEAYIKQNFYVLAQNVLENNLILCQEAELMAEARDSYELLAELYEQQGKERMVLMTKEKMLDLRDSITAINNREELRKMELIYQFDQMEHENELLKLQNEKAQLELEARQQRITLLTIILVLSILSSIAIIAGLISRFRMKKKLLQAEINELRMQIRVVLKGDTSALDLQALNEKLNRSLSEREIEILQHAISDLSNTAIADKVCVSVNTVKYHLKNIYDKLGVSNRKEAMEFVVNTK; encoded by the coding sequence ATGAACCTGACCAAACCAGCAATATCTCTTTTGACACTGGGCCTTTTGATTTGCTCCAGTACTTATGCCCAATTGTATGATTCTATCCAGTCGCTCTACCAGGCTGAGAAATATGAAGAGCTGATCCAACTCACAGATTCCCTGATAGCTGTACAGGAGGATTTCAATCATCGCCCTGAGATCTATGCTATGCGGGCGGATGCTTATTATTATATAGGAGAGTTGGAGTTGAGTTTGAAAGATTATCTCAATACGCTGCAATACGCCGACCAGTCGGATATTCAATATCAGTCTTTGGTTCAGGAGACCCATAGCTACATCGGGTTTTGCTATCGCGAGTTTCATTTTTACGAGCGGGCACTCCCGCACTTCCAGAGATCTCTCGAAATGGCTCAGGATCTAAATGACACGGTAGAGATAGCGACCAGTTATTATAATCTAGGATCAGTATTTCGCGATCTGGGACAGCTGGATCAATCGCTGACTATGCTCCAAAAAGCCTATCAGATCGATGTGGCTAGAAAAGATACCTCTGCCCTGGGCTTTGATCTGACGCTGATGACCAGTCTGGAGGTAGAGCTGGGTGATTTGGACAAGGCGCTGGCCTATGCCAAAGAATCACTGGAACTGCTGAGAGAAGAAGGAGGAAATGCCAACTCCAAAGCCATTCGGTACAAGTTGATCGGCCTGGTGTTTACTGAAAAGCAGCAATACGACAGTGCGCAGGCATACCTGGAGGAGGCCATGGTGCTCTTTCAGGATGCCAGAGATTCGCTGCGGCATATGGATACGCAACTGGCACTCGCTGAATTAGATCTGAAGCAGGGACGGTATGATCAGGCCAGTCAGACAATACAGCAATTGCAGCAAGAACTGGATATGAACCAATCGGCCGATCGACTGGCCAAATCCAATCTGATTTTGGCGGAAGCTTACATCAAGCAGAACTTTTATGTGCTGGCTCAAAACGTGTTGGAAAACAACCTAATCCTTTGCCAAGAGGCTGAGCTAATGGCTGAAGCCAGAGATAGCTACGAGCTATTGGCGGAGCTGTACGAGCAGCAGGGCAAGGAGCGCATGGTACTGATGACGAAGGAAAAGATGCTGGATCTGAGGGATTCGATTACGGCGATCAACAACCGAGAAGAACTCAGGAAAATGGAACTCATCTATCAGTTTGATCAGATGGAGCACGAGAATGAACTGTTGAAATTACAGAACGAAAAGGCTCAGCTAGAATTGGAGGCCCGGCAACAGCGCATCACGCTGCTTACGATTATTCTGGTACTGAGCATTTTGTCCTCCATAGCGATCATTGCAGGATTGATTTCTCGTTTCAGGATGAAAAAGAAACTGCTGCAGGCCGAAATCAACGAGCTGCGGATGCAAATCAGGGTGGTACTGAAAGGCGATACTTCAGCACTTGATCTGCAGGCCCTCAACGAAAAGCTCAATCGCTCCCTGTCCGAAAGGGAAATTGAAATACTACAACATGCCATCAGTGACCTGAGCAACACCGCGATTGCTGACAAGGTCTGTGTCTCTGTCAATACCGTGAAATATCACCTAAAAAACATCTACGATAAGCTAGGTGTGTCCAATCGCAAAGAGGCCATGGAGTTTGTGGTGAATACCAAATAA
- a CDS encoding adenylate/guanylate cyclase domain-containing protein → MDKYIQQILPEKFYKKWKEGKSDLVERHEELAILYGDLVGFTVLSRELAPGHTMQILNDLIDLLDEAAERHQIVRVSTVGHHYMAMSYAESSHENVKRLLQFGLEIREIVRRYAKDHSVALAQASAVCVGGAFEGVVGRKQMKYDVWGEAVNTAHFMSEYAESGELLISASVTERVGGDYLIEEKADVKELAGLKVWNVLSSVSE, encoded by the coding sequence ATGGATAAGTATATACAGCAAATCCTCCCGGAGAAATTCTACAAGAAATGGAAAGAAGGGAAGAGTGATCTGGTAGAGCGTCATGAAGAGCTGGCCATACTTTACGGTGATTTGGTGGGGTTTACTGTGCTGTCAAGAGAATTGGCACCTGGACATACGATGCAAATCCTGAATGACCTGATAGACTTGCTGGACGAAGCAGCTGAGCGGCATCAGATTGTCAGAGTTTCTACAGTGGGGCACCACTATATGGCCATGTCTTATGCAGAGTCCTCACATGAGAATGTCAAACGATTGCTGCAATTTGGTCTGGAGATACGGGAGATTGTAAGACGGTACGCCAAAGATCATAGTGTGGCTCTGGCTCAGGCATCTGCCGTTTGTGTTGGGGGAGCATTTGAAGGGGTCGTGGGACGAAAACAGATGAAATATGATGTCTGGGGAGAGGCGGTGAATACGGCCCATTTCATGAGCGAGTATGCTGAGTCAGGCGAATTGCTAATCAGTGCCTCAGTTACCGAAAGGGTGGGAGGAGACTACCTAATCGAGGAAAAAGCAGATGTCAAAGAACTAGCAGGCTTGAAGGTTTGGAACGTGCTCTCAAGCGTTTCAGAGTGA
- a CDS encoding DUF5686 and carboxypeptidase regulatory-like domain-containing protein, whose product MALIISQIASAGTISGTITNQDDEALPYASLYIAGTTIGTTSNIEGKYTLQLKPGNYTIVFQYVGYKKEVRNLQITDSETILNVVMQPETLRLEEVVVNAENENPAYEIVRSTIRSKKRFQEEITAYKCQVYMKGLQRLDTKPNRILGVNIPLDTGIVYLSESVSELQFHQPNHVSERMISSKVSGNQGSFSFNQASETLFSIYDNLFKVEEINERGYVSPLANNAFFFYDYQLMGVVQEGDFLINKIKVIPRRANDPTFSGYLYIIEDLWRVSKLELTLTKEHQLEFLDILTVKQVHAPIRDSVWVMLSQNFQFHLNTFGFKGSGYFNANYSDYQVELNPKYIKAIKNDQSKEADDNKSTYSDRKSAKSIDLEPRDFKNEILKIEVGANERDDEYWSKVRPVPLTKIERLDYQKKDSIEVFKQSKAYKDSMDAITNELTLGKVLYTGYRYENSQSQFYLSFPSLIRTLQYNTIEGLVVNLRTRLTRYDDHNVKNHFTPEIRYGFSSERLYGQAFYEQKLNHQKFQAFTIGAGHFIRQFNSNGIPPFINSMETLLNRRNYMKAYERTFVGLEYQQEIINGFFIRPQLVYSQRSPLSNQIDYSFFYQDTREFSSNVPENIYGSTAFTSHQSLFFELSTSIRFGQKYITTPYKKIIAENKYPKLNIKYSKGLNILGSDIDFDKVSLKIEDELPFGLIGRSEYIMGGGTFLNNKNLKFMDFNHFNTNASILANFDDDYFQLLDYYNYSTNDYWLEGHYIHHFNGFIINKLPLIRKSKVQSVVSLHYLHTDKVDSYLELGVGIEHIFKLFRADYFTSFDRGNFQSHGIRLGFGF is encoded by the coding sequence GTGGCATTAATCATTAGCCAGATTGCTTCAGCAGGAACTATTAGTGGTACTATTACCAATCAGGACGATGAAGCACTCCCCTACGCCTCCCTTTATATCGCAGGCACTACCATAGGGACAACCAGTAATATAGAAGGGAAATACACCCTGCAGTTGAAACCTGGTAATTACACCATTGTATTTCAATATGTAGGCTATAAAAAGGAAGTAAGAAATCTTCAGATCACGGATTCCGAAACAATTCTTAATGTTGTCATGCAACCAGAAACCCTCCGCTTAGAAGAAGTGGTGGTTAATGCAGAGAACGAAAATCCCGCCTATGAAATAGTCAGAAGCACCATACGCTCAAAAAAACGGTTTCAGGAAGAAATAACAGCCTATAAGTGTCAAGTCTACATGAAGGGACTTCAAAGACTCGACACAAAGCCAAATCGCATATTAGGTGTAAATATCCCGTTGGATACAGGCATCGTTTACCTTTCAGAATCTGTGTCTGAATTACAATTTCACCAACCCAATCATGTATCAGAGCGGATGATTTCTTCAAAGGTTAGTGGCAATCAAGGATCATTCAGCTTCAACCAGGCCTCAGAAACACTTTTTTCCATCTATGACAACTTATTCAAAGTAGAGGAGATCAATGAGCGGGGATATGTTTCTCCATTGGCCAACAACGCCTTTTTCTTTTATGACTACCAACTAATGGGAGTCGTTCAGGAAGGAGATTTCTTGATAAATAAAATCAAAGTCATTCCCCGAAGAGCCAACGACCCTACTTTCAGTGGTTACCTTTATATCATCGAGGATCTGTGGCGCGTTTCAAAACTGGAATTGACCTTAACAAAAGAACATCAACTGGAGTTTCTGGACATTCTTACCGTCAAGCAAGTTCATGCTCCGATCAGGGATAGTGTTTGGGTGATGCTATCACAGAATTTCCAATTTCATCTAAACACTTTTGGCTTCAAAGGTTCTGGGTATTTCAATGCCAACTACTCTGACTATCAAGTGGAACTTAACCCTAAATACATCAAAGCAATTAAAAATGATCAGAGCAAGGAGGCGGATGACAATAAATCGACTTACTCAGATCGAAAATCTGCTAAGAGCATCGACCTTGAGCCTAGAGATTTTAAAAATGAAATCTTGAAAATTGAAGTTGGAGCCAATGAAAGGGATGATGAATATTGGTCCAAAGTCAGACCTGTCCCTCTGACAAAAATCGAGAGACTAGACTATCAAAAGAAGGACAGTATCGAGGTTTTTAAACAGAGCAAGGCTTACAAAGATTCGATGGATGCAATTACCAATGAGTTGACCTTAGGAAAGGTGCTTTACACCGGATATAGATATGAAAATAGCCAATCTCAATTCTACCTTTCCTTTCCATCCTTAATTCGAACTTTGCAATACAATACAATAGAAGGATTGGTGGTCAACTTAAGAACCCGATTAACCCGATACGATGACCACAACGTGAAGAACCATTTCACTCCTGAGATTAGATATGGCTTCTCCTCCGAACGACTCTACGGCCAAGCATTCTATGAGCAAAAGCTCAATCATCAAAAGTTTCAGGCTTTCACCATTGGAGCGGGGCATTTTATTCGACAATTCAATTCAAACGGAATCCCTCCTTTTATCAACTCAATGGAAACTTTATTGAATAGAAGGAACTATATGAAGGCCTATGAAAGAACTTTCGTTGGACTCGAATATCAGCAAGAAATCATCAATGGATTTTTTATTCGACCACAGTTGGTCTATTCTCAAAGAAGCCCACTCAGCAATCAAATTGATTACTCCTTCTTCTATCAAGACACGAGAGAGTTCAGTTCCAATGTACCCGAAAACATCTATGGATCGACCGCATTCACGAGTCATCAATCCCTTTTTTTTGAATTGAGCACTTCCATTCGTTTTGGTCAGAAATACATCACTACTCCTTACAAGAAAATCATAGCAGAAAACAAGTACCCAAAACTGAACATCAAATACAGTAAAGGTTTGAACATACTAGGTTCGGACATTGATTTTGATAAAGTATCATTAAAAATAGAGGATGAATTACCCTTTGGGTTGATCGGTAGAAGTGAATATATAATGGGGGGCGGGACATTTCTGAATAACAAAAATTTGAAATTCATGGATTTCAATCACTTCAACACGAATGCCTCCATATTGGCCAACTTTGATGATGATTACTTCCAGTTACTGGATTACTACAATTATAGCACCAACGACTATTGGCTGGAAGGACACTACATTCACCACTTTAATGGGTTCATCATCAATAAACTGCCCTTGATTCGAAAATCAAAAGTACAATCGGTAGTTTCTCTACATTATCTCCATACAGACAAGGTAGACAGCTACCTAGAATTAGGAGTCGGAATAGAGCATATATTCAAATTATTCCGCGCTGACTACTTCACCTCATTTGACAGAGGCAATTTCCAATCACATGGCATACGATTGGGCTTTGGGTTTTGA
- a CDS encoding protein-glutamate methylesterase/protein-glutamine glutaminase: MSSKIKILIIDDSRSVQKMMEFVFSQSSDIEVVGAAHDAYEAVEILREVKPNVILLDVRMPRMDGLTFLKKLMNQHPIPTIVFSSLITKNPEIGVRALEYGAVAVMDKPVIDFQNLKSTMLQEKELIDMVRTFGNENLPKRSELLVDRPKKLVPIAVGANEKIDTVICIGASAGGTQAMKEVLLQLPVNFPPILVVQHMPVEFTGQYAQYLNDTCAIHVKEAENNEMVTAGTVYIAPGDQHLTMVKAGNGYRIKLLGGPKVSGHIPSVDVLFDSAANQLGEKAIGLIMTGMGKDGAEGLLKMKINGAYTLAQNEASCVVFGMPKEAIALGAADRVCSLKDIPLVLHDLAKKKHRK, encoded by the coding sequence GTGAGCAGCAAAATAAAGATATTAATCATAGATGATTCGCGCTCTGTGCAGAAGATGATGGAATTTGTCTTCTCACAAAGCAGCGATATCGAAGTGGTAGGTGCTGCACATGATGCCTATGAGGCAGTAGAGATATTGCGAGAGGTAAAGCCTAATGTGATATTGTTGGATGTTAGAATGCCTCGAATGGATGGGTTGACTTTTTTGAAGAAGTTGATGAATCAGCATCCTATTCCAACCATAGTATTTTCATCGCTCATAACGAAGAATCCAGAAATAGGCGTGAGAGCGCTTGAATATGGTGCAGTGGCAGTAATGGATAAACCTGTCATTGACTTTCAAAACTTGAAATCAACCATGCTTCAGGAAAAAGAATTGATCGATATGGTCAGGACTTTTGGAAATGAAAATCTGCCAAAGCGTTCAGAGTTGTTGGTTGATAGACCAAAGAAGTTGGTACCCATTGCAGTTGGTGCCAATGAGAAAATAGATACTGTCATTTGTATTGGGGCATCAGCAGGTGGGACTCAAGCCATGAAAGAAGTATTGCTTCAACTCCCGGTTAATTTCCCTCCCATATTGGTAGTTCAGCATATGCCAGTAGAATTTACGGGGCAGTATGCTCAGTACTTGAACGACACTTGTGCCATCCATGTAAAAGAGGCGGAGAACAATGAAATGGTAACTGCTGGTACAGTATACATCGCTCCAGGGGATCAACATCTGACGATGGTCAAGGCAGGAAATGGTTATAGAATCAAGTTGTTAGGAGGACCAAAGGTCTCTGGACATATTCCTTCAGTGGATGTTCTGTTCGACTCTGCCGCCAATCAGTTGGGGGAGAAAGCCATAGGCTTGATTATGACTGGAATGGGAAAAGATGGGGCGGAAGGGCTCTTAAAGATGAAAATAAACGGCGCCTATACCTTGGCCCAAAATGAGGCCAGTTGTGTCGTGTTTGGGATGCCTAAGGAGGCCATAGCATTAGGAGCAGCGGACAGGGTTTGTTCGTTGAAAGATATACCGCTGGTATTACATGATTTAGCAAAAAAGAAACACAGGAAATAA
- a CDS encoding chemotaxis protein CheD produces MNHYMLPFWNGNGLATAKFGNIAIEKLIKEMHRKNCKTENMVAKIFGGANQVDFTARIGDRNTVVAKDLLKEHGIRLVAESTGGQRGRKIIFDTQSGIVKMRFVGQDKEKK; encoded by the coding sequence ATGAATCATTACATGCTTCCCTTTTGGAATGGAAATGGTTTGGCTACAGCTAAGTTTGGCAATATCGCTATAGAGAAGCTCATCAAAGAAATGCACCGCAAAAACTGCAAGACTGAAAATATGGTAGCCAAGATTTTTGGAGGGGCAAATCAGGTGGACTTTACAGCTAGAATAGGAGATAGGAATACAGTAGTGGCCAAGGACCTTTTGAAGGAGCATGGCATCAGACTGGTAGCCGAGAGTACCGGAGGACAAAGAGGAAGAAAGATCATCTTTGATACCCAAAGTGGAATTGTCAAAATGCGCTTTGTAGGGCAAGATAAGGAGAAGAAGTGA
- a CDS encoding sensor histidine kinase, protein MSQLTDEQLLEELQIRIEEKNRLLSEQKQFMSDLKTVNDKLLQSEELKSHFLSNIKNEINNPMTSIIGLLRVNLATDTEMESRMRNTQLVYKEASALNFQLQNLFMAAELEAGEARMSKSKFTCVEVIGEAVSMVQSQLGDVKIACVVDADINESMVSDRGKLLVILSNLISNAHKFCDANNGQVNVDLTKNSDGQLVFSVSDNGVGISEEDLGDIYDRFNQLDAGTTKNYGGHGLGLSVVHALVDLLDGSLKIHSQPGKGTEVTVSLPAVLESQDEEIYEEDDFELFLDSDEQSF, encoded by the coding sequence ATGAGTCAGCTTACAGACGAACAACTGCTGGAGGAACTCCAGATCAGAATTGAAGAAAAGAATCGATTGCTTTCTGAGCAGAAACAATTCATGTCTGACCTAAAAACAGTCAATGATAAGCTATTGCAATCCGAAGAATTGAAATCTCATTTCCTATCCAATATTAAGAATGAGATCAATAACCCGATGACTTCTATCATAGGATTGTTGAGGGTAAACCTGGCTACTGATACTGAAATGGAATCCAGAATGAGGAATACTCAACTGGTATATAAAGAGGCTTCTGCCTTGAATTTTCAACTCCAAAACCTGTTCATGGCTGCTGAGTTGGAAGCTGGAGAGGCTAGAATGTCCAAGAGTAAGTTTACTTGTGTTGAGGTGATTGGTGAGGCTGTGTCGATGGTTCAAAGTCAGCTTGGCGATGTGAAAATTGCTTGCGTGGTTGATGCGGATATTAACGAATCGATGGTGTCGGATAGAGGTAAGCTTCTTGTAATTTTATCCAATCTGATATCCAATGCTCATAAATTTTGTGATGCTAACAATGGCCAGGTCAATGTTGATCTGACTAAGAATAGTGATGGACAGTTGGTTTTTAGTGTTTCGGACAATGGTGTAGGTATATCCGAAGAGGATCTGGGCGATATCTATGACAGATTTAATCAACTGGATGCCGGTACCACTAAGAATTACGGTGGACATGGCCTAGGCTTGTCAGTCGTTCATGCATTGGTTGATCTATTGGATGGATCACTCAAGATACATTCTCAACCTGGAAAGGGTACAGAGGTTACTGTGTCATTGCCCGCTGTTTTGGAATCTCAGGATGAAGAGATTTATGAAGAGGATGACTTTGAACTGTTTTTGGATTCTGACGAGCAGAGCTTTTGA
- a CDS encoding CheR family methyltransferase: MKSPNLNTEVNQSLMRKALSQSEFKKLSSFITSNYGIKLPDHKKVMVEGRLQKRLKELNLNTFAEYIDMVLCDEETDEVVKMINAVSTNKTDFFRESAHFDFMNLRVLPELFAEKRSTEIKIWSSAASTGEEIYTIAIVMEEYMKKHGLSHRNYTVSGTDISVDALRTAIDGVYNNSRIINLPQQMKKDYFLRSKDPKKPLVRVKPELRAKTKFGRLNLMDEDYKMEDSYDIIFCRNVLIYFDRPNQEKVIARLVKKLRPGGYLFVGHSESLFRNHDDLKLIKPTIYQKSL, translated from the coding sequence ATGAAATCACCTAATTTAAATACAGAAGTGAATCAATCTTTGATGCGTAAGGCGTTGAGCCAGTCGGAGTTTAAAAAATTGAGCTCATTCATTACTAGCAATTACGGAATCAAACTACCGGATCATAAGAAAGTGATGGTAGAAGGTAGATTGCAAAAGCGACTAAAGGAGTTGAATCTTAACACATTTGCCGAGTATATCGATATGGTGCTCTGCGATGAAGAGACAGACGAAGTAGTCAAAATGATCAATGCCGTCTCTACCAACAAAACGGATTTTTTCAGAGAGTCTGCTCACTTCGATTTTATGAATTTGCGCGTATTGCCTGAGTTGTTTGCTGAAAAAAGATCTACAGAGATTAAAATTTGGAGCTCGGCAGCCTCTACAGGAGAAGAAATTTATACCATCGCGATAGTGATGGAAGAATACATGAAAAAGCATGGGTTGAGTCACCGAAACTATACCGTATCCGGGACAGATATATCAGTAGATGCTTTGAGAACAGCAATTGATGGTGTTTATAACAATAGCCGTATCATCAATTTGCCGCAGCAAATGAAGAAAGACTATTTTCTTCGAAGCAAGGATCCCAAAAAGCCACTTGTAAGAGTTAAGCCAGAATTGAGAGCCAAAACAAAGTTTGGTAGACTTAATCTAATGGATGAGGACTACAAAATGGAAGACAGTTATGACATCATATTTTGTCGAAATGTCTTAATCTATTTTGATCGTCCCAATCAGGAAAAGGTAATCGCGAGATTAGTAAAGAAGTTGCGCCCTGGAGGATACCTCTTTGTCGGACACTCAGAATCGCTTTTTAGAAATCACGATGATCTTAAGTTAATCAAACCTACTATTTACCAAAAATCACTATGA